The proteins below come from a single Nocardiopsis gilva YIM 90087 genomic window:
- the nuoF gene encoding NADH-quinone oxidoreductase subunit NuoF, whose product MTPLTPVLSRDWDRTDLYTLDGYRATGGYEALRTALGMEPDTLVGMVKASGLRGRGGAGFPTGMKWGFLPKDNPKPRYLVVNADESEPGTCKDIPLMLANPHVLLEGVAISSYAIKSNLAFIYVRGEVLHVIRRLRQAVADAYAAGLLGKNILGSGFDLDVVVHAGAGAYICGEETALLDSLEGYRGQPRLKPPFPAVAGLYASPTVVNNVESIASVPSIVANGVEWFTAMGTEKSAGFGLFSLSGHVARPGQFEAPLGITLRELLDMAGGVRAGHELKFWTPGGSSTPIFTAEHLDTPLDFESVGAAGSMLGTRALQIFDDTTCVVRATGRWIAFYAHESCGKCTPCREGNFWMEQVLDRLERGDGTEADLEKLLDICDNLLGRSFCALGDGAASPVMSSIKYFRQEYVDHVEQGGCPFDHAKSTVWGGAR is encoded by the coding sequence GCTGCGCACCGCGCTGGGCATGGAGCCCGACACCCTCGTGGGGATGGTGAAGGCGTCGGGCCTGCGCGGGCGCGGCGGCGCCGGGTTCCCCACCGGCATGAAGTGGGGGTTCCTCCCCAAGGACAACCCCAAGCCCCGCTACCTCGTGGTCAACGCCGACGAGTCCGAGCCGGGCACCTGCAAGGACATCCCCCTGATGCTCGCCAACCCGCACGTGCTGCTGGAAGGCGTCGCGATCTCCTCCTACGCGATCAAGAGCAACCTGGCCTTCATCTACGTGCGCGGCGAGGTCCTGCACGTCATCCGGCGGCTGCGCCAGGCCGTGGCCGACGCGTACGCCGCCGGGCTGCTCGGCAAGAACATCCTCGGCAGCGGCTTCGACCTCGACGTCGTCGTGCACGCCGGGGCCGGCGCCTACATCTGCGGTGAGGAGACGGCGCTGCTCGACTCGCTGGAGGGCTACCGCGGCCAACCCCGCCTCAAGCCCCCCTTCCCCGCGGTCGCCGGACTCTACGCCTCGCCCACCGTGGTGAACAACGTCGAGTCCATCGCCAGTGTGCCCAGCATCGTGGCCAACGGCGTCGAGTGGTTCACCGCCATGGGCACCGAGAAGTCCGCCGGGTTCGGCCTGTTCTCCCTGTCCGGGCACGTCGCCCGGCCCGGCCAGTTCGAGGCCCCGCTCGGCATCACCCTGCGCGAACTGCTCGACATGGCGGGCGGGGTGCGCGCCGGGCACGAGCTGAAGTTCTGGACGCCCGGCGGCTCCTCGACCCCCATCTTCACCGCCGAGCACCTCGACACCCCGCTCGACTTCGAGTCGGTCGGCGCCGCCGGGTCGATGCTGGGCACCCGCGCCCTGCAGATCTTCGACGACACCACCTGCGTGGTCCGCGCCACCGGACGCTGGATCGCCTTCTACGCCCACGAGTCGTGCGGCAAGTGCACGCCCTGCCGCGAGGGCAACTTCTGGATGGAGCAGGTGCTCGACCGCCTGGAGCGCGGCGACGGGACCGAAGCCGACCTGGAGAAGCTCCTGGACATCTGCGACAACCTGCTCGGCCGCTCCTTCTGCGCCCTGGGCGATGGCGCCGCCAGCCCGGTGATGTCGTCGATCAAGTACTTCCGTCAGGAATACGTCGACCACGTCGAGCAGGGCGGGTGTCCGTTCGATCACGCGAAGTCGACGGTGTGGGGAGGAGCTCGATGA